The stretch of DNA GGGTCTGGATAAGAGTCTGTCCAGGGATGTGAGTTTTCCTGCCAGGGGCCAGCCTTTGGATGCCCCTGACTGACTTTGGTGATTGGAGCTCCAATTTGCTTTAATCTGTCCAGGACAGGCTTCTATGTCTCCTTTGGTTTCCTTGTAACTTATAAACTTACCACATGGCACACAATGTTGTATTTGGCAGGACTGAAATTATATCATATCTTCCAAAATAGTCACAAGTAGTTTTTAAATGATTCACATAAATTATTCAATTACAAATATGTTGACTAGCTAGTCAGGATAGATTATGTCCTAATACTCCATAGATTGTCAACCATTAATACTAACAATTCTTTTGGTGCAAAGTTTTTAGTTTTATGCTACAAAAGTTTGAAACATAATAAGGAAAAGTTAATGAGTAATCATGTGAAAACTCATTAAGGTAGTGTGATGATAGATCTAAGCATGTCGGGACTAACCGGTCAGGTCAGGCCAATTTACCTTTCCAAAACGGTCAGACCAGGGtgattttctctctaaaaacagTTAGGTCAGGCTGATTTTTTGTTCGAAGATAATCAGATCAGGCTAATTTTTTTTCTCCAAAAACAGTCAGGTCAGGCTGATTTTCTCCCCAAAAACAGTCAGGTCAGGCTGATTTTTTCTCCAAAAACAGTCAGATCAGGCTTGACTAACACTAGTGTATCAGGATTGACTAAGAATATCATATGTGAGATGGTTATTTAAAAATATTTGATCCGTTGTTGTTTTCGAATTTATACTGCGATGACATGTATATTTAAATGTTATATAAAGGATAAGGACTTATCTTTGTAGAAATATTTGAACACCTTTGTCGGGCCAGGATAAATTATATTCTGACCAGACTTTGTGAAACTTAGAAACATTTGGCTGGGGCATTCTAGCCAGGCTAGCAGATGACGACCAGGCATCAGCCTAGAGAGGAAATGAAGGATAGCCCATCATAGTAACCTTGCGCAATAATTCTTGGTAGAACTTTCTTCCCTACATGAAATTCCATTAGAACAGCCCTTATGATTTGTTCCTGGGCTACTGCGTTACATAGTGTTGGTAAGCATTCCTTGTCCTGATGAGACTGGTATGTGCTGCATTGCTACTGTTCTGGGCTGACTTTTAAGCCTGTTCCGGTCAGGGCTAAGTTGTCCAGGCAGGCTTGTATTTTGATGTTCAATGTTTAATTTCCTAAGAACATAAAATAATTAGATTTAACAAAGTCTAAAATTTAAATGTAGAAGTAAGATCAAAGTACcaaaattttaagatatattgCTTAGAAATTGAGAGACTTGTATTGGATATGAGAAAGACTTATCTTTGAGTTAATTTAGTGAGAAACTTGACCTCCGCATTCTCTCAAGACTCTCAAAACTTGTTGTGGAGAGGAAACGATATTGTGAATAATTTGTAGGAATGATAAACTagttgccccacggtgggcgccaattgttttgaccGATTTTTACACAGCCTGGAATCCGGCCAGGCGTTCCAGGGTATTCCAGCCAGGGTAGATTATGGTgaggttaactagtatcatcctattatGATGGTATCGTGGTTGTACCTTTGCAAGGTTGATTATAAAGTAAAAAGAGATAAATTAAAAGTAAAGGATAATAAAAAGAGACATGACAcaatgatttatacgtggaaaaacccttgaatgggaaaaaaccacgggcaccaagccaggagtgatttcACTATGTATTTTGCGTAATATATGAACAATGTCATAATTGCTAAATAATTGTTGTATTTGTTTAAGGTAGAATAGATGAGAGTGGGATAATGTGTCTTTGTTGCTTCGTATTTATAGTGAAATAGGTAGAAGGAGTAGTTGCTTGTAAATAGGAAGTAGCTCCACTTTTCTAGGGTTGTTTCCTTGATTGTAGTTGACTTATTTGACCGTTCCTTGCTAATTGTTGCTGCCTCCTTATTAGTTTAGCTAGGGTTTAAGATGTTTACTTCATGTAGTAAAAGATGTGGACTTAGTCTTCCACCAAAGTAGGAACAACTTGAAGACTTAGTCTTTTTGACATGTGCTCAATTGCTTAGCATCCAATGCCTGTTAAATATCTTCTCCCTATTGTATGTTGGTCATCCACTTCATCCCTGCATACCCCTCTTGGCCTGTATCAATGCCTGTCAGGCTAAACTACTTTGTATGCAAGCCTGACAATGCTTGTTGTACCCTAACAATGCCTGATGTACTGATGTACCCTGACAATGCCTGTTGTATTTACGTACCCTGACAATGCCTGCTGTACTGATGTATCCTGACAATGCCTGATGTACTGATGTACCCTGACAATGCCTGCTGTACTGCTGACTTATAATAAGGCCTGATCTGAGTTATACCCTGATCAATATTTTCAGTATGATGTCCTGTCCGCCTGATATAGTCTTCTAGCCTGTCTCCTTGCCTGGACTGCTACGTTGAACTTGCCTGAACGGTACTGCTATGGCTGAATTCTAGCCTGACGGTAGTGCAAAATATCAGGCTCAACACACGCCATATTTCTCCGAGGTTGAACAACCTCAGTCCTACTGTTGATGATCCTACTCCAACGTTATCCCGTATTACCACACGGATGTCACctaaaagttttgttgatgtccttcgataccttgattacaatcaatggtgtgctctggaagagattggtttttcttcattgttttggctaagggttacaaggcttcctttacgccttggttattggttaattgagAACTACAACCCGTATTCGGATTTCATCATTTTACCTGATAAACAGCGCTTTCGTGTTTTTGCTTCTTGTATTCATGATGCTGTTGGCCTCCCAATTGGAGGAAAACCTGTTTTACTTTCATGCTGTAGTGATGAAGATGCagaatgtgatgcgttttacgcgcattggaaagctcaatttcatgttgatggTCAAGTGGATATCAAGACCCTTGCAGAGCATATTATTTGTCATGATGATTACAGTGATCAATTTAAGATTAATTTTTTGGTGCTTGTTGTGTCTTGGTTAATGCGCAACAATCAGAAGCCGTTCGTCAATCACCATGTACTAAAATCGCTGAGGAATGTGTCTGCCATTGGTCAGCTTGATTGGTGTCAATTTGCCATGGAGAGTTTGCGGTATAACACAAAGGATTGGgtcaagaaggggaagaagaatcactttggtggacctctcctgtttctaatggtacaaatcttctaggttacatttattgttagttattatggttttaaaacctgccattttccagtcataatcctgtttttacttgcagcttgtttatgttgaccctgttgtccatgaaaaacgattcgtagaaagagattactatactattttgaattggacatctgctgcacttttctcaagggaaaagcaggagatggaagctggtcagtttggtcttggtcgtgtaaaaggtcgattgatggaaagaattagtttttctaatccatgtagacaagtggttgaaaaagtgcggagagtgtcgagggatgttagtactgatacaaaatctccaatttcatactcgtctccggaggtatatccattgattctcgaagtattcactattccttttcaagattcactttgaaatattttctttgtaccttcatagtactaaagatgtaccttcatagtactaaatATGTACCTTCATACTGTGCCTTCTCCAGGAGTTTGCAGATGACTACACTGCTTCAGCAAAGAGAGTCATGGAAGATATGGTTGTGTTAGATGAGAAATACGCGGTTGGTTTGCAATGTTTCCCAGGTGAAGAGTGTGTCAAACAGGCCCATTCGGCAACTGAATTTGtatatttgacatatggtggtggtaCCGAAGATGTGTTGTGTGCACCGCCGTGGGAATCCAGTACACTAGATGAGGATGAACAGTTTATTGCTGTAGCAAATGCAGCTGAGAAAGCGTACAAATTGAAACTTGCTCATGCTTAACACAGAGAACAATGTGCTAAGTGGAGAAATTCATTTGTACCTGTCACTGGTGAATTTTCGTTCGATTTAGGGTTGGAGAAAGACTTTGCTGAGAGTGAGGCAAGGTTAGCCGCAACTAAAGGGGTTAAACGGGATCGACGTGTCACTGGTGAATCTTCTTCAGCTACCAAAAGGGTTCATTTCATGGCAAGTCCTTCTTATATACCTCTATCCAGCAACAAGCAATAGTCATCTCATTTTGATCCGTTGTTTTCTGCTATCCAAGATGACACCAATGTGTTAACACCTCTTACTGCGGTGCACCTTCAAGTGGCTGATTATGTTTTCAGTGACCGGGGCACTAACAATCGTCGTTGCAGGTAATCTAAACTGTGTACTTGCTAAATTACCATTTTGTGTATGTCATTTTCAGTGTTTCACACCTGACAAGtaatttgttatatttttttgctctagtgagcacttataatcgtacaagacttattttgcaacgtgaatgcatttgttgtgacaccccgcgataaagcggaaagtatATCTTATAAATTGAAGCGGAAAGTAGGAGATTTTTGAAACCTTTAAAattttaaagcgcgggttcattaaaatacaaaacacaaataaagaatgcggaaataaagattaaattatacaaacgcgatagtcaaaggtgagggaaaatatattcctcgaatgacaatacaataaaaggtgagtctaatgAATCCTAATAAACCGGCTACAAggccaaggtgctcgctagctcacacatgtcttaaccccatagatgcaccaactaatacttgtcattcatgtaaacatgaacgccacagtcagtggggagtaactcaaggttctcccagccacaaaatgtcaaaatgaacacAACAAAGAACTCAATTAGATGAATCATGTAATatgcttacaaaagatatgaacatcAAGTCTATATATGTAAACATGCCAATTAAATGCGATGGAATAGgatagatcaatattagcataatggGGACTCATTATtcatgtgaaacagttaagtagggatcaatcaatgcaatttacaagaatagaaattgtagccattatttggaaaaccacttagcaaacattgtacgggacgtggctactaatgtcacattcatacttatggcttgcatctcaccataagaacggatgggaacatcaatcctgacgatcatatcgcaactatagggcttatagctcacccctagtgtccgataggaccaagaccaATAACAcaagaaagacaaataccaatttctataaccaagcaagacctttactactcatatatcaatatatataattcccctggtaggacgacaatggtactcccaagactcagtcctagtctaaatcgcgcCGACTCTCGggcgaacggtccccgattcgacatgcggcgagAACAGTCaagcatccaagactcgaagacagacggaaatcgagaacccacaatcggcgggACGATCAAAAGAGGCGGatgatatgagctaaacccacaatcggcaggacagtccgaaagaggcgtaaagataagtcaagtaatacggtatagcataaaggcattatcaaacgaatatgactcaaccaagcgatacgaatcaacttggaaagagactactacatgtaatgaaccgatgagaatccaagtgagacatttcatgccaaatcataatcatgaatatgaataagtaacctatttcttcaatatttgtcacttgaataaaaatgtaaacaaacggagatgaaccatttataataagcaagataagcatccaattataaataactcgatttaattaaataagtagaataattcactcatatttgagatacgataaataaaggagaatgaacggattaaaaattcatattataggtaagtgagacatttcatcaaattttgacttgaataaataataaattccacttttatgattaatgtgagaaaaatatatgaacggacgatatttaacgaattaagttatataaagcatgagacgggttttaaataaaccaaacacgAATTTAAATCAACTCAAAAAGGTACACAACCCGAGGCTAGGCCACGGCTCAACCTCATGACTAGGGCCATAACTGGCCAGCCCTAGCCACTGTCCAGGCCGCAGGCAGCCCCTGCTCAGGCCACAGGCCGTTCCTGCTCAGGCCACAACTGTCACCAACACTCCACCTAAACAACTACTCATCTCAGCCATGTAACTACCCAAATCAGCCACCGAAATCCCTGCCCGACTGTCCCAAAACAGCCCACTCAAACCCGTCATAATAGTCCAAAACATTGCAACAAAACATCCCAAAACAACCCCACCACAGTCCATGAACAACTCTGAAAAACCTGCACAAAGTGACCCAAGAACAGTCCTAAAACAGTCCCTCATCACCCCACGAAACAGCCTGCTCAACACATTATAGCGGTCCCAAAATGCACATGAAACAGTCCCACATCAGTCACTCTTACGCCCTAAAAACAGTCCTGAAAGGCACTATcttatccgtcccaaaactgagcCCAACTCAACCAGTCACGGCTCCAAAGCCGAGACCAAAATAGTCCACAGGGATCAAAATTAAGCCGGGAGTCTCTTAACTGACACTCCGTACCAAGTATTTTTCATACAATAAAGTTAGACTATGAAGGATAACAGTTGTGGTTAAGGTAATCAGAATATCAACATCAGCGATGAAATGACGACATTTTATAGAACCTTTCATTTATACCTCTCCCATGAAAACACTAAACATGGAGGCCTAAACCTCAAGTAAAAGTTAAGTTCCAGTTTCAGATTATAGCAAATTAAATCCTACTCAGTTGTCTACAAATAAAACGAACGCAGAGTGTGTGATATCCCCATCAGTAACAATCGGAGGACTGGAGTATAAAGAACTCGCTGTTTCAGCCTGCAGGAAGCTAATATACACAGAAATTTGCGGTAAATGGTAAAGCTAACTCAGTTGAACAAAATTCAACCCCAATACGAAACACATGGAAAGAGCAACCGGAAATAAAATCAAAACAGAATCTAAATGACCCAGTTCAGAATCATTTTGAGACGGTAAGtaacatacaaatgagaaaagaaaaTACCAAGAACCAAACTTTAATAAACTAGAGCATATAAAATGACCcataagacggaatttcgacgtttttgtcgagtaacctatcaccgttacctttttgctctcctaaacgagtgaggaatcgcccaaggatgaccTTAAACCCAAAAATGAAAGAAGGTAGACCAAAATCCGAATCCCTTGTAAGACGGTCGTTAAAAATAGGACGAAAGGttggctctttcttacatacagagaaggaggacgagatgaggaagctattggtgtaaaatttatcgaatttggttgagaatggaggcgggatctgaggttggagGTGACGAAAATGGGGGTGTGTTGCTCTGTGTGTTTCGTTGTTCATTGTTGCTGATGCTATGTTCTTTTCAAAATGAAGAAGGAAGGAATGAGGGGGTGGGGACACGAGTtgcacaacaacgataataataataataataataataataataataataataataataataataataataataataataataataataataataataataataataataataataataataataataataataataataataataataataataataataataataataataataataataataataataataataataataataataataataataataataataataataataataataataataataataataataataataataataataataataataataataataataataataataataataataataataataataataataataattaagttagAGGGTAAGAGAGTGTGTCgtcggaatcgggttggtccAAAAAGAAACAGCTTCATAATAGAAATGCAACGATCTTGCTAGACGGAAATACacttataatttaagacggaaaattactattattatccctattaatactatccgacaaaatatttatttttatataaattaagccttAAAATTATAGccttaataaaaattatgttttaaaatgaattaattaaattaaataatttaaaaatataaaataaatcaattaaacggttaaataagttttaattgtcgaaatgagaaattcgcgggtgttacaatcaccccatcttttaaaaagtttcgtcctcgaaacttgaaagtagaaatgaaaggttataaatgTAAAATTGGACCTTTTGAAATCggcaaccaaaacattaaaaggttacttatcgtaagaattaaaattctttcaaaagtttcaaataaactTTTCCGACATAACCAAGTCGAAATGTAAATCATTGTataaataaaaaatcaaaatttccaaaaacattaacggagagttttcaaaagtataagtctcattcatggaacgaaattgctcttgtcgtccacacaagaacgctaactttccaagtcaatgatagatttaaaacaaaatcaattcgccgacaagcgtagaacaagttatcaaacgtctccaataacgagttctaacatccgatcaacgtcaaaatcaaaagaaaaaggataatctactcaaattttctttcgcAAAAGTCAAAATAaaaatgaaggtttcacctttaaactcaaaagggagttaaatttctgaaaatgtaacattaagccttgacaacgaaatcataaatagatcaaaattaatagaaattggataaaatttatgaaatctcgggtttagcaattaaaatcatgataaatgagtttatattcaaagaacaaatagggaactaaatcaaattttcattttcaaatttttgaaaatgGGTAAGGTTTTGCAAAGGTAACATAAActttttaacaacgaatcaaaattggtagcttgaaaagtttagaagttggacaaaagaaaagtaacttagatagcataaaaaaaagtacgctaagagagttcaaacttaaccaacaaaagagctatgatgaacttcctaggggtaaGGTTCgaggtaaggtcaacaaggaggtcaaagatagagtttcacaggttacaagtgtcaaacttaaaggaggagcatgatgaagctagcaagagaggtatgaacggtaaggCTTATGGTAAGGAAaaaaggaaattagacaacaaggaaatgtcAGGTACttaaatctcaaacaacaacatcatcctaaacggttccgaaaacttcctaatcaacaaaacttataaccacaacactcctaaggatttcctcaaaacacttatgtTACATCATCTTAAGCAATCCCATGAAACAAGTTACTTCACTATAAGATTTCACCACTTCAAATCCTCAACATCTACAAACAAACTCCACGAGATCAAGGTCGAagcttctaacaaagctatactcatatccaactagtgtcaactatgagtttctcaaaatggtaaaactctcaatcaaaaatccaaattcaaaagttcttttgcatattctatcatcccaaggagatcttgttatactctcgaaatCTAAAGTATaaatggtgacattctccaagttacgagacaaccacccaaaacaccTAATTCATCTCAGTTcaatatctatcgatcccaacttataatcacctctcaagaactctggctactaatcctcattaccgcaaagtgaatacccaaatgagattccaaaactaacaactctcgcctaacatggttcttatgtaatcatcacaacactcacaaaagtataccgactatgctaacctcaaGCTCAACTCAGACTTCCAAGTAACACTTTCATCACCAATGACCAACAACTCCCTAGAGGTGTTTCCTTCTAAGCTCTCATCATAAACCCTACTCCATGTCAAAACCTCAAGCAACAATACTTGAGTTACCAAATTCTcaaattccaagtataaacaaggccaagttctataactttagtaaCATATGCAACTCACACTTTACAACACTAACAATTCCATTAATCAAGCACACTCACTTCATGTCAAGCAACTAAGAAACATCCAGGTATTTCCTACTACACTagctaagtctttctaacatcacaacctctcaaagctagggttataggtcaaccacaaacaaactccacaaagccaaattatccaaccaaggttaacatcccacaaaagaaagagaactatcaaaaaggcgttaagaGAGGATAAGCagagaacaaaggacaagttaggggtaCAAGAATATCTTTCAAGCAAAACAGAAGaaagtttagaagaaggataagcaccaagagataaagaataaagaatgagaaacatcttcgaggaagtagaagcattcttcaaggttgggcaaatcttcaatttctggcaataggcaccaaatcttgatcttcacgttggtaggtttacggtcattgatccaagggcacaaaaacagttgacaatcaacaaacatgttagaacctaccacgaagcatacacaaa from Silene latifolia isolate original U9 population chromosome 10, ASM4854445v1, whole genome shotgun sequence encodes:
- the LOC141607871 gene encoding uncharacterized protein LOC141607871 translates to MRNNQKPFVNHHVLKSLRNVSAIGQLDWCQFAMESLRYNTKDWLVYVDPVVHEKRFVERDYYTILNWTSAALFSREKQEMEAGQFGLGRVKGRLMERISFSNPCRQVVEKVRRVSRDVSTDTKSPISYSSPEEFADDYTASAKRVMEDMVVLDEKYAVGLQCFPGEECVKQAHSATEFVYLTYGGGTEDVLCAPPWESSTLDEDEQFIAVANAAEKAYKLKLAHA